A single window of Channa argus isolate prfri chromosome 12, Channa argus male v1.0, whole genome shotgun sequence DNA harbors:
- the zgc:101810 gene encoding actin-related protein 2, producing the protein MMDSQGRKVVVCDNGTGFVKCGFAGNNFPDHIFPAMVGRPIIRSSTKVGDIEIKDLMVGDEASDCRSMLEVSYPMDNGIVRCWEDMIYLWDHTFGPDRLNIDPSQCKILLTEPPMNPTKNREKVAEVMFEKYQFQGIYVAIQAVLTLYAQGLLTGVVVDSGDGVTHICPVYEGFSLPHLTRRLDIAGRDITRYLIKLLLLRGYAFNHTADFETVRILKEKVCYVGYNIEQEQRLATETTFLVESFTLPDGRQVNVGGERFGAPEALFQPHLINVEGAGVAELLFNTIQAADIDLRADFYKHIVLSGGTTMYPGLPSRLERELKQLYLERVLNGDTEKLSKFRIRIEDPPSRKHMVFQGGAVLANIMKDKDSFWLSRAEYQEKGLGVLQKLGSGVR; encoded by the exons ATGATGGACAGCCAGGGGAGGAAAGTGGTGGTCTGTGACAATGGGACAGGG TTTGTGAAATGTGGCTTTGCTGGAAACAACTTCCCTGACCATATCTTTCCTGCCATGGTGGGTCGACCTATTATACGATCAAGCACTAAAGTGGGCGACATTGAGATAAAG GACCTCATGGTTGGGGATGAGGCCAGTGACTGTCGCTCCATGCTAGAGGTGTCCTACCCGATGGACAATGGCATAGTGCGCTGCTGGGAAGACATGATATACCTGTGGGACCACACCTTTGGTCCTGATCGCCTTAACATCGACCCATCACAGTGCAAG ATATTGCTGACGGAGCCCCCCATGAACCCAACAAAGAACCGTGAGAAAGTTGCAgaagtgatgtttgagaagtaCCAGTTTCAGGGTATCTACGTGGCAATCCAGGCTGTGCTCACACTGTATGCTCAGG GTTTGCTTACTGGTGTTGTTGTTGACTCGGGGGATGGCGTCACCCACATCTGTCCAGTGTATGAGGGGTTTTCTTTGCCCCACCTCACACGCAGGCTGGATATCGCAGGACGCGACATCACACGCTACCTTATTAAG CTCCTGCTCCTCCGCGGATATGCATTTAACCACACTGCTGACTTTGAGACTGTACGTATATTGAAGGAGAAAGTCTGTTATGTGGGATACAACATTGAGCAGGAGCAGCGCCTGGCCACAGAAACCACCTTCCTGGTGGagtcatttaca CTTCCTGATGGGCGACAGGTAAATGTGGGTGGAGAGAGGTTCGGTGCTCCCGAAGCCCTCTTCCAGCCCCACCTTATTAACGTAGAGGGAGCAGGAGTGGCCGAGCTACTCTTTAACACCATCCAGGCGGCAGACATTGACCTCAG GGCAGACTTCTATAAGCACATAGTGCTGTCAGGAGGGACCACTATGTATCCTGGTCTTCCATCCAGACTGGAAAGAGAGCTCAAGCAGCTCTACCTGGAGAGAGTGTTGAATGGAGACACTGAGAAACTATcc AAGTTTAGGATCCGCATTGAGGACCCTCCCAGTCGTAAACACATGGTGTTCCAAGGCGGCGCTGTGCTGGCCAACATCATGAAGGACAAAGACTCCTTCTGGCTGAGCAGGGCAGAATACCAGGAAAAAGGACTGGGAGTACTGCAGAAATTGGGAAGTGGAGTAAGATAA
- the rin1b gene encoding ras and Rab interactor 2 isoform X2, with product MQEVGSTQRGSQRAFSVLDRLLLTHPVWLQLSLNQDSALYILLREPVGTFLVRKCSASQRKVLCLRMTADRNASSVKECFICEEDSTFALESSALSFPDLCRLVAFYCISRDVLPFPLQLPEAIAKATTHRQLEAISHMGQDFWSSPSASDIQNGPVDPVASTSSIQAKSEDRCVLLTPGRQGKLCFINPLFLQLEVYKQPQLTNHSASNKRHRFKRSMRLRLSESSMNLSLEGGGSYSPPLSEEQPGGSERLQKDGTNTQRRVHAGAGVLRRTPAVSPGSAEEEDMMSVFVPQTSAKVEEPPKPQQSAPAEDPGIEVAVLALDHRPAPSLAELDSSSSFSSMEDDNDSDSDPESMAQTPMHSYQRPPLMRSRGRGGIHRMSEAFVCFFAPDKRLTRLVEELSRDRRSIFGGMVQDFLLEQREVLKSLTSSSSSSSSSSTSSATSVQLLQGLRIFLSQAKCCLLDSGELEPPIETLVPENEKDLALERAMFSCVLRPLKSHLEKALVRLHNQDGSSQCLTQNLLRLKGDAAMERLGVRTGVPDSRGVERVKQKLVLMQRTHSPIDKVLLLLQVCKCVHKAMGSLQGQEVSWDDFLPSLSYVIVECNRPHILIEVEYMMELLEPSWLGGEGGYYLTSVYASLCLIQSLDREQPLSGCLTPEAQEALKEWSCRRSREAQRQKESQQSQRCVRILFQDGERSAVRTLQWRAGETSQALAQLCAATFGVTDPQQYTLYWRSGGEMRALPPQAQPQDLASHSEGGPSLSYLRTDHDFSKMRRLTRGGAVDLSESVCEE from the exons AGACAGAAATGCCTCCTCTGTTAAAGAGTGCTTCATCTGTGAGGAGGACTCCA CATTTGCCTTGGAGAGCTCAGCACTCAGCTTCCCTGACTTGTGTCGACTGGTGGCCTTCTACTGCATCAGCAG agATGTGTTGCCCTTCCCACTGCAGCTGCCAGAGGCCATTGCTAAAGCcacaacacacagacagcttGAGGCCATTTCACACATGGGACAAG ACTTCTGGAGTTCACCAAGTGCTTCAGACATTCAAAACGGACCGGTGGACCCAGTTGCCTCAACCAGCAGCATTCAGGCTAAGAGTGAGGACCGATGTGTCCTGCTGACCCCAGGCAGACAGGGCAAGCTCTGCTTCATCAACCCACTCTTCCTGCAGCTGGAGGTTTACAAG CAGCCACAACTCACAAACCACAGTGCCTCCAATAAACGGCACCGCTTCAAGCGCAGCATGCGGCTCAGGCTCTCCGAGTCCTCCATGAACCTGTCCCTTGAGGGCGGCGGTTCGTACTCCCCTCCCCTGTCGGAGGAGCAGCCCGGTGGGTCAGAGAGGCTGCAGAAGGATGGTACTAATACACAGAGGAGAGTTCATGCTGGGGCAGGGGTCCTGAGGAGAACCCCTGCTGTATCACCAGGCTCTGCGGAGGAAGAGGACATGATGTCTGTCTTTGTGCCACAA ACATCTGCAAAGGTGGAGGAGCCTCCAAAGCCCCAGCAGTCAGCCCCAGCAGAGGACCCAGGCATCGAGGTGGCAGTTCTGGCCCTGGACCATCGCCCGGCTCCATCCCTGGCTGAGCTCGACAGCAGCAGCTCCTTCAGCAGCATGGAGGATGACAATGACTCGGATTCAGATCCAGAAAGCATGGCCCAAACCCCAATGCACAGCTACCAGCGGCCCCCACTCATGCGCTCCCGAGGCCGCGGTGGGATACACCGCATGAGCGaagcatttgtgtgtttctttgctcCGGACAAGCGGCTGACACGACTGGTGGAGGAGCTATCCAGAGACAGGCGTTCCATCTTTGGAGGCATGGTTCAAGACTTCCTCCTGGAGCAGAGGGAGGTGCTCAAATCCTTGacctcatcttcttcttcttcatcatcctcttccaCATCAAGTGCAACCtcagtgcagctgctgcagggTCTGCGGATCTTTCTGTCCCAGGCAAAGTGCTGCTTACTGGACAGTGGAGAGCTGGAGCCGCCTATAGAAACCCTGGTGCCAGAGAATGAGAAAG ACCTGGCACTAGAGCGTGCCATGTTCTCCTGCGTCCTCAGGCCTCTGAAGTCTCACCTAGAAAAGGCCCTGGTGAGGTTGCACAATCAAGATGGCTCCAGCCAGTGTCTCACCCAGAACCTGCTCCGTCTGAAAGGGGATGCCGCCATGGAGAGGCTAGGCGTGCGGACGGGGGTCCCAGACAGCCGTGGGGTGGAGAGGGTGAAGCAGAAGCTGGTGCTGATGCAGAGGACACACTCGCCTATTGAcaaggtgctgctgctgctgcaagtctGCAAGTGTGTCCACAAGGCCATGGGATCCTTACAAG GACAGGAAGTGAGTTGGGATGACTTCCTGCCGTCGTTGTCTTATGTGATTGTGGAGTGTAACCGGCCTCACATCCTGATCGAGGTGGAATACATGATGGAGCTGCTGGAGCCCTCCTGGCTGGGAGGAGAAG GTGGGTACTACCTGACCAGTGTATATGCCAGTCTGTGTCTGATCCAGAGCCTGGACAGGGAGCAGCCCCTCTCAGGATGCCTGACACCGGAGGCTCAGGAGGCACTGAAGGAGTGGAGCTGCAGACGGAGCCGAGAAGCccagagacaaaaagagagcCAGCAGAGCCAG AGGTGCGTTCGGATACTGTTCCAGGACGGGGAGCGGAGCGCCGTGCGGACGTTGCAGTGGAGAGCCGGGGAGACCAGCCAGGCCCTGGCGCAGCTGTGTGCCGCCACATTCGGAGTGACCGACCCGCAACAATACACCCTATACTGGCGCAGTGGTGGTGAGATGAGGGCCCTGCCACCTCAGGCCCAGCCCCAGGATCTGGCCAGCCACAGTGAGGGAGGCCCCTCGCTCTCCTACCTGAGGACCGACCATGACTTCAGTAAGATGCGGCGGCTCACCAGAGGTGGAGCTGTGGACCTGAGCGAGTCAGTGTGTGAGGAGTGA
- the rin1b gene encoding ras and Rab interactor 2 isoform X1, which translates to MQEVGSTQRGSQRAFSVLDRLLLTHPVWLQLSLNQDSALYILLREPVGTFLVRKCSASQRKVLCLRMTADRNASSVKECFICEEDSTFALESSALSFPDLCRLVAFYCISRDVLPFPLQLPEAIAKATTHRQLEAISHMGQDFWSSPSASDIQNGPVDPVASTSSIQAKSEDRCVLLTPGRQGKLCFINPLFLQLEVYKQPQLTNHSASNKRHRFKRSMRLRLSESSMNLSLEGGGSYSPPLSEEQPGGSERLQKDGTNTQRRVHAGAGVLRRTPAVSPGSAEEEDMMSVFVPQTSAKVEEPPKPQQSAPAEDPGIEVAVLALDHRPAPSLAELDSSSSFSSMEDDNDSDSDPESMAQTPMHSYQRPPLMRSRGRGGIHRMSEAFVCFFAPDKRLTRLVEELSRDRRSIFGGMVQDFLLEQREVLKSLTSSSSSSSSSSTSSATSVQLLQGLRIFLSQAKCCLLDSGELEPPIETLVPENEKDLALERAMFSCVLRPLKSHLEKALVRLHNQDGSSQCLTQNLLRLKGDAAMERLGVRTGVPDSRGVERVKQKLVLMQRTHSPIDKVLLLLQVCKCVHKAMGSLQGQEVSWDDFLPSLSYVIVECNRPHILIEVEYMMELLEPSWLGGEGTTKTPHLDPPYVSCCGAQSTSGYYLTSVYASLCLIQSLDREQPLSGCLTPEAQEALKEWSCRRSREAQRQKESQQSQRCVRILFQDGERSAVRTLQWRAGETSQALAQLCAATFGVTDPQQYTLYWRSGGEMRALPPQAQPQDLASHSEGGPSLSYLRTDHDFSKMRRLTRGGAVDLSESVCEE; encoded by the exons AGACAGAAATGCCTCCTCTGTTAAAGAGTGCTTCATCTGTGAGGAGGACTCCA CATTTGCCTTGGAGAGCTCAGCACTCAGCTTCCCTGACTTGTGTCGACTGGTGGCCTTCTACTGCATCAGCAG agATGTGTTGCCCTTCCCACTGCAGCTGCCAGAGGCCATTGCTAAAGCcacaacacacagacagcttGAGGCCATTTCACACATGGGACAAG ACTTCTGGAGTTCACCAAGTGCTTCAGACATTCAAAACGGACCGGTGGACCCAGTTGCCTCAACCAGCAGCATTCAGGCTAAGAGTGAGGACCGATGTGTCCTGCTGACCCCAGGCAGACAGGGCAAGCTCTGCTTCATCAACCCACTCTTCCTGCAGCTGGAGGTTTACAAG CAGCCACAACTCACAAACCACAGTGCCTCCAATAAACGGCACCGCTTCAAGCGCAGCATGCGGCTCAGGCTCTCCGAGTCCTCCATGAACCTGTCCCTTGAGGGCGGCGGTTCGTACTCCCCTCCCCTGTCGGAGGAGCAGCCCGGTGGGTCAGAGAGGCTGCAGAAGGATGGTACTAATACACAGAGGAGAGTTCATGCTGGGGCAGGGGTCCTGAGGAGAACCCCTGCTGTATCACCAGGCTCTGCGGAGGAAGAGGACATGATGTCTGTCTTTGTGCCACAA ACATCTGCAAAGGTGGAGGAGCCTCCAAAGCCCCAGCAGTCAGCCCCAGCAGAGGACCCAGGCATCGAGGTGGCAGTTCTGGCCCTGGACCATCGCCCGGCTCCATCCCTGGCTGAGCTCGACAGCAGCAGCTCCTTCAGCAGCATGGAGGATGACAATGACTCGGATTCAGATCCAGAAAGCATGGCCCAAACCCCAATGCACAGCTACCAGCGGCCCCCACTCATGCGCTCCCGAGGCCGCGGTGGGATACACCGCATGAGCGaagcatttgtgtgtttctttgctcCGGACAAGCGGCTGACACGACTGGTGGAGGAGCTATCCAGAGACAGGCGTTCCATCTTTGGAGGCATGGTTCAAGACTTCCTCCTGGAGCAGAGGGAGGTGCTCAAATCCTTGacctcatcttcttcttcttcatcatcctcttccaCATCAAGTGCAACCtcagtgcagctgctgcagggTCTGCGGATCTTTCTGTCCCAGGCAAAGTGCTGCTTACTGGACAGTGGAGAGCTGGAGCCGCCTATAGAAACCCTGGTGCCAGAGAATGAGAAAG ACCTGGCACTAGAGCGTGCCATGTTCTCCTGCGTCCTCAGGCCTCTGAAGTCTCACCTAGAAAAGGCCCTGGTGAGGTTGCACAATCAAGATGGCTCCAGCCAGTGTCTCACCCAGAACCTGCTCCGTCTGAAAGGGGATGCCGCCATGGAGAGGCTAGGCGTGCGGACGGGGGTCCCAGACAGCCGTGGGGTGGAGAGGGTGAAGCAGAAGCTGGTGCTGATGCAGAGGACACACTCGCCTATTGAcaaggtgctgctgctgctgcaagtctGCAAGTGTGTCCACAAGGCCATGGGATCCTTACAAG GACAGGAAGTGAGTTGGGATGACTTCCTGCCGTCGTTGTCTTATGTGATTGTGGAGTGTAACCGGCCTCACATCCTGATCGAGGTGGAATACATGATGGAGCTGCTGGAGCCCTCCTGGCTGGGAGGAGAAGGTACGACCAAAACTCCCCACTTGGATCCCCCGTATGTCAGCTGCTGTGGAGCGCAGTCAACCA GTGGGTACTACCTGACCAGTGTATATGCCAGTCTGTGTCTGATCCAGAGCCTGGACAGGGAGCAGCCCCTCTCAGGATGCCTGACACCGGAGGCTCAGGAGGCACTGAAGGAGTGGAGCTGCAGACGGAGCCGAGAAGCccagagacaaaaagagagcCAGCAGAGCCAG AGGTGCGTTCGGATACTGTTCCAGGACGGGGAGCGGAGCGCCGTGCGGACGTTGCAGTGGAGAGCCGGGGAGACCAGCCAGGCCCTGGCGCAGCTGTGTGCCGCCACATTCGGAGTGACCGACCCGCAACAATACACCCTATACTGGCGCAGTGGTGGTGAGATGAGGGCCCTGCCACCTCAGGCCCAGCCCCAGGATCTGGCCAGCCACAGTGAGGGAGGCCCCTCGCTCTCCTACCTGAGGACCGACCATGACTTCAGTAAGATGCGGCGGCTCACCAGAGGTGGAGCTGTGGACCTGAGCGAGTCAGTGTGTGAGGAGTGA
- the rin1b gene encoding ras and Rab interactor 2 isoform X3: protein MQEVGSTQRGSQRAFSVLDRLLLTHPVWLQLSLNQDSALYILLREPVGTFLVRKCSASQRKVLCLRMTADRNASSVKECFICEEDSTFALESSALSFPDLCRLVAFYCISRDVLPFPLQLPEAIAKATTHRQLEAISHMGQDFWSSPSASDIQNGPVDPVASTSSIQAKSEDRCVLLTPGRQGKLCFINPLFLQLEVYKTSAKVEEPPKPQQSAPAEDPGIEVAVLALDHRPAPSLAELDSSSSFSSMEDDNDSDSDPESMAQTPMHSYQRPPLMRSRGRGGIHRMSEAFVCFFAPDKRLTRLVEELSRDRRSIFGGMVQDFLLEQREVLKSLTSSSSSSSSSSTSSATSVQLLQGLRIFLSQAKCCLLDSGELEPPIETLVPENEKDLALERAMFSCVLRPLKSHLEKALVRLHNQDGSSQCLTQNLLRLKGDAAMERLGVRTGVPDSRGVERVKQKLVLMQRTHSPIDKVLLLLQVCKCVHKAMGSLQGQEVSWDDFLPSLSYVIVECNRPHILIEVEYMMELLEPSWLGGEGTTKTPHLDPPYVSCCGAQSTSGYYLTSVYASLCLIQSLDREQPLSGCLTPEAQEALKEWSCRRSREAQRQKESQQSQRCVRILFQDGERSAVRTLQWRAGETSQALAQLCAATFGVTDPQQYTLYWRSGGEMRALPPQAQPQDLASHSEGGPSLSYLRTDHDFSKMRRLTRGGAVDLSESVCEE from the exons AGACAGAAATGCCTCCTCTGTTAAAGAGTGCTTCATCTGTGAGGAGGACTCCA CATTTGCCTTGGAGAGCTCAGCACTCAGCTTCCCTGACTTGTGTCGACTGGTGGCCTTCTACTGCATCAGCAG agATGTGTTGCCCTTCCCACTGCAGCTGCCAGAGGCCATTGCTAAAGCcacaacacacagacagcttGAGGCCATTTCACACATGGGACAAG ACTTCTGGAGTTCACCAAGTGCTTCAGACATTCAAAACGGACCGGTGGACCCAGTTGCCTCAACCAGCAGCATTCAGGCTAAGAGTGAGGACCGATGTGTCCTGCTGACCCCAGGCAGACAGGGCAAGCTCTGCTTCATCAACCCACTCTTCCTGCAGCTGGAGGTTTACAAG ACATCTGCAAAGGTGGAGGAGCCTCCAAAGCCCCAGCAGTCAGCCCCAGCAGAGGACCCAGGCATCGAGGTGGCAGTTCTGGCCCTGGACCATCGCCCGGCTCCATCCCTGGCTGAGCTCGACAGCAGCAGCTCCTTCAGCAGCATGGAGGATGACAATGACTCGGATTCAGATCCAGAAAGCATGGCCCAAACCCCAATGCACAGCTACCAGCGGCCCCCACTCATGCGCTCCCGAGGCCGCGGTGGGATACACCGCATGAGCGaagcatttgtgtgtttctttgctcCGGACAAGCGGCTGACACGACTGGTGGAGGAGCTATCCAGAGACAGGCGTTCCATCTTTGGAGGCATGGTTCAAGACTTCCTCCTGGAGCAGAGGGAGGTGCTCAAATCCTTGacctcatcttcttcttcttcatcatcctcttccaCATCAAGTGCAACCtcagtgcagctgctgcagggTCTGCGGATCTTTCTGTCCCAGGCAAAGTGCTGCTTACTGGACAGTGGAGAGCTGGAGCCGCCTATAGAAACCCTGGTGCCAGAGAATGAGAAAG ACCTGGCACTAGAGCGTGCCATGTTCTCCTGCGTCCTCAGGCCTCTGAAGTCTCACCTAGAAAAGGCCCTGGTGAGGTTGCACAATCAAGATGGCTCCAGCCAGTGTCTCACCCAGAACCTGCTCCGTCTGAAAGGGGATGCCGCCATGGAGAGGCTAGGCGTGCGGACGGGGGTCCCAGACAGCCGTGGGGTGGAGAGGGTGAAGCAGAAGCTGGTGCTGATGCAGAGGACACACTCGCCTATTGAcaaggtgctgctgctgctgcaagtctGCAAGTGTGTCCACAAGGCCATGGGATCCTTACAAG GACAGGAAGTGAGTTGGGATGACTTCCTGCCGTCGTTGTCTTATGTGATTGTGGAGTGTAACCGGCCTCACATCCTGATCGAGGTGGAATACATGATGGAGCTGCTGGAGCCCTCCTGGCTGGGAGGAGAAGGTACGACCAAAACTCCCCACTTGGATCCCCCGTATGTCAGCTGCTGTGGAGCGCAGTCAACCA GTGGGTACTACCTGACCAGTGTATATGCCAGTCTGTGTCTGATCCAGAGCCTGGACAGGGAGCAGCCCCTCTCAGGATGCCTGACACCGGAGGCTCAGGAGGCACTGAAGGAGTGGAGCTGCAGACGGAGCCGAGAAGCccagagacaaaaagagagcCAGCAGAGCCAG AGGTGCGTTCGGATACTGTTCCAGGACGGGGAGCGGAGCGCCGTGCGGACGTTGCAGTGGAGAGCCGGGGAGACCAGCCAGGCCCTGGCGCAGCTGTGTGCCGCCACATTCGGAGTGACCGACCCGCAACAATACACCCTATACTGGCGCAGTGGTGGTGAGATGAGGGCCCTGCCACCTCAGGCCCAGCCCCAGGATCTGGCCAGCCACAGTGAGGGAGGCCCCTCGCTCTCCTACCTGAGGACCGACCATGACTTCAGTAAGATGCGGCGGCTCACCAGAGGTGGAGCTGTGGACCTGAGCGAGTCAGTGTGTGAGGAGTGA
- the rin1b gene encoding ras and Rab interactor 2 isoform X4 — MGQDFWSSPSASDIQNGPVDPVASTSSIQAKSEDRCVLLTPGRQGKLCFINPLFLQLEVYKQPQLTNHSASNKRHRFKRSMRLRLSESSMNLSLEGGGSYSPPLSEEQPGGSERLQKDGTNTQRRVHAGAGVLRRTPAVSPGSAEEEDMMSVFVPQTSAKVEEPPKPQQSAPAEDPGIEVAVLALDHRPAPSLAELDSSSSFSSMEDDNDSDSDPESMAQTPMHSYQRPPLMRSRGRGGIHRMSEAFVCFFAPDKRLTRLVEELSRDRRSIFGGMVQDFLLEQREVLKSLTSSSSSSSSSSTSSATSVQLLQGLRIFLSQAKCCLLDSGELEPPIETLVPENEKDLALERAMFSCVLRPLKSHLEKALVRLHNQDGSSQCLTQNLLRLKGDAAMERLGVRTGVPDSRGVERVKQKLVLMQRTHSPIDKVLLLLQVCKCVHKAMGSLQGQEVSWDDFLPSLSYVIVECNRPHILIEVEYMMELLEPSWLGGEGTTKTPHLDPPYVSCCGAQSTSGYYLTSVYASLCLIQSLDREQPLSGCLTPEAQEALKEWSCRRSREAQRQKESQQSQRCVRILFQDGERSAVRTLQWRAGETSQALAQLCAATFGVTDPQQYTLYWRSGGEMRALPPQAQPQDLASHSEGGPSLSYLRTDHDFSKMRRLTRGGAVDLSESVCEE; from the exons ATGGGACAAG ACTTCTGGAGTTCACCAAGTGCTTCAGACATTCAAAACGGACCGGTGGACCCAGTTGCCTCAACCAGCAGCATTCAGGCTAAGAGTGAGGACCGATGTGTCCTGCTGACCCCAGGCAGACAGGGCAAGCTCTGCTTCATCAACCCACTCTTCCTGCAGCTGGAGGTTTACAAG CAGCCACAACTCACAAACCACAGTGCCTCCAATAAACGGCACCGCTTCAAGCGCAGCATGCGGCTCAGGCTCTCCGAGTCCTCCATGAACCTGTCCCTTGAGGGCGGCGGTTCGTACTCCCCTCCCCTGTCGGAGGAGCAGCCCGGTGGGTCAGAGAGGCTGCAGAAGGATGGTACTAATACACAGAGGAGAGTTCATGCTGGGGCAGGGGTCCTGAGGAGAACCCCTGCTGTATCACCAGGCTCTGCGGAGGAAGAGGACATGATGTCTGTCTTTGTGCCACAA ACATCTGCAAAGGTGGAGGAGCCTCCAAAGCCCCAGCAGTCAGCCCCAGCAGAGGACCCAGGCATCGAGGTGGCAGTTCTGGCCCTGGACCATCGCCCGGCTCCATCCCTGGCTGAGCTCGACAGCAGCAGCTCCTTCAGCAGCATGGAGGATGACAATGACTCGGATTCAGATCCAGAAAGCATGGCCCAAACCCCAATGCACAGCTACCAGCGGCCCCCACTCATGCGCTCCCGAGGCCGCGGTGGGATACACCGCATGAGCGaagcatttgtgtgtttctttgctcCGGACAAGCGGCTGACACGACTGGTGGAGGAGCTATCCAGAGACAGGCGTTCCATCTTTGGAGGCATGGTTCAAGACTTCCTCCTGGAGCAGAGGGAGGTGCTCAAATCCTTGacctcatcttcttcttcttcatcatcctcttccaCATCAAGTGCAACCtcagtgcagctgctgcagggTCTGCGGATCTTTCTGTCCCAGGCAAAGTGCTGCTTACTGGACAGTGGAGAGCTGGAGCCGCCTATAGAAACCCTGGTGCCAGAGAATGAGAAAG ACCTGGCACTAGAGCGTGCCATGTTCTCCTGCGTCCTCAGGCCTCTGAAGTCTCACCTAGAAAAGGCCCTGGTGAGGTTGCACAATCAAGATGGCTCCAGCCAGTGTCTCACCCAGAACCTGCTCCGTCTGAAAGGGGATGCCGCCATGGAGAGGCTAGGCGTGCGGACGGGGGTCCCAGACAGCCGTGGGGTGGAGAGGGTGAAGCAGAAGCTGGTGCTGATGCAGAGGACACACTCGCCTATTGAcaaggtgctgctgctgctgcaagtctGCAAGTGTGTCCACAAGGCCATGGGATCCTTACAAG GACAGGAAGTGAGTTGGGATGACTTCCTGCCGTCGTTGTCTTATGTGATTGTGGAGTGTAACCGGCCTCACATCCTGATCGAGGTGGAATACATGATGGAGCTGCTGGAGCCCTCCTGGCTGGGAGGAGAAGGTACGACCAAAACTCCCCACTTGGATCCCCCGTATGTCAGCTGCTGTGGAGCGCAGTCAACCA GTGGGTACTACCTGACCAGTGTATATGCCAGTCTGTGTCTGATCCAGAGCCTGGACAGGGAGCAGCCCCTCTCAGGATGCCTGACACCGGAGGCTCAGGAGGCACTGAAGGAGTGGAGCTGCAGACGGAGCCGAGAAGCccagagacaaaaagagagcCAGCAGAGCCAG AGGTGCGTTCGGATACTGTTCCAGGACGGGGAGCGGAGCGCCGTGCGGACGTTGCAGTGGAGAGCCGGGGAGACCAGCCAGGCCCTGGCGCAGCTGTGTGCCGCCACATTCGGAGTGACCGACCCGCAACAATACACCCTATACTGGCGCAGTGGTGGTGAGATGAGGGCCCTGCCACCTCAGGCCCAGCCCCAGGATCTGGCCAGCCACAGTGAGGGAGGCCCCTCGCTCTCCTACCTGAGGACCGACCATGACTTCAGTAAGATGCGGCGGCTCACCAGAGGTGGAGCTGTGGACCTGAGCGAGTCAGTGTGTGAGGAGTGA